The window CCCGGTGGGGTGCTCATCCCGTCGACGCTCTCGCTACTACCGAGAGCCGCTGGCGCTTTGGCCTGTGGGCACCGGATATCGCCGAAGCGGCGCTTCTCCTCGGAGGCGCGACCATCCCGGCGGAACCGGCAGGCGACGGGTGGTGGCAGGTGGAAACCCAAGCCGATCCCGGCATGTCCTATCTCTGGCGCCTCGATGGACGTGATCGGCCCGATCCCGCCGCGCGCGTACAGGCAGGCGACGTTCACGGCCCAAGTCTTCTGACAGACTTTCGCGCCTTGTCAGCCGCGTCAGCCGCGTCAGCCGCCGATCGCGACTGGCAGGGCATCGCCTGGGGCAATGCCGTAATCTACGAGCTTCATCTCGGCACGTTCACCCCCACTGGTACGCTGGCTGCTGCGATCCGTGAGCTTCCGCGCCTGAAATCGCTGGGGTGACGCTGATAGAACTCATGCCGCTGGCCCAGTTCGACGGAACGCGAGGCTGGGGCTACGACGGGGTGCTGCCCTGGTGCCTGCACAATGTCTATGGTACGCCGCAGGACTTGCGCGATTTTGTCGCCACCGCCCATGCGCTGGGCATCGGCGTGCTGCTCGACGTGGTACACAACCACCTTGGTCCGTCCGGCAATTACCTCGCCGAATGGTGCCCCTCGTTCTTCCACACCGGACGCCGATCGGCTTGGGGCGAAGGGATCGCCTGGGAAGTGCCCGCCGTGCGCGAATACTTCCTTGGCAGTGCGCTGGCCTGGCTGGAAGACTACCTGCTCGACGGCCTGCGGCTCGATGCCGTCCACGCCATCGACGATCGCAGCGAGGTGCATTTCCTCGATGAACTGGGCACCCGCATCAAGGCACGCGACTGGGGCCGCCCCATCCACCTCGTCACCGAAGACGAGCGCAACAAGGCACGCTATTTCACGCCCGAGGCGCCGTTCGACGGCACCTGGAACGATGACTGGCATCACGCCGTCCATTGCCTGCTGACGGGCGAGGCCGAAAGCTACTACGCCCCCTTCGCCGTCGATCCGCTCGCCGATATCGAGACGGCCCTACGCGACGGCTATGTCGAGCAGGGCCAGCCCCGCACCGCCTCGCCTGCCTCCCATGCTCGCGGCGAGCCGAGCGCGCATCTGCCACGCACCGCCTTCGTCAATTTCCTCGGCAATCACGATCAGGTCGGCAACCGCGCGAAAGGCGAACGCCTGCACCATCTGGTAACGGACCGACATGCCCTGCGCGTGATGACCGCGCTGACACTGCTCGCCCCCTTCACGCCGATGCTGTTCATGGGCGACGAGTTTCTCACCGATGCGCCTTTCCAGTTCTTCTGCGATTTCTCCGGCGACCTGGCCGAAGCGGTGCGCAAGGGCCGCGCGGAAGAGTTCGCGCTGTTCGCCTCGTTCGGCGGCGACGTGCCGGACCCGCTCGATCCGGCGACGTTCGCCGCATCGCGCATCGGCTTTCCGCGCAGCGACGCCCAGCACGCGCACGAAGCGTTCGTAACGCGCCTGCTCGCCTTGCGTGCCGCGCACGTGGCGCCGTTGCTCCATGCAAATCCTATGCCCGCCTGCGATGTCGACCGGGAAGGCACGGTAATCGATGCCTTGTGGGATTTTGTCCCCGGTCGCCTCGCACTGCGCGCCCGACTGGGCGAAGCCAGCGCGAACGATGCCTTCGCACCACACGACCATGCCCTGCTCGTTCTCGAAAGCGCCGACAGTCCCTTCGCGCTCTCCTTCACCGCGATCTCGCGCCCGTTAGCGGAGTGATACCGATGCCCGACAGTTCATCGCCCGAGGTCCCACCAATTCCCACGCCTGTTGCCACCTATCGCCTGCAATTGCGCAATGGCGTGGATCTTTCCGCCGCGCGCGATCTTCTGCCCTGGCTGAAGACGCTGCGGATCAGCCACCTCTACCTCTCCCCACTGCTCACCGCCGCGCGAGGATCGACCCATGGCTACGATGTGGCGAACCCTGCCGAAGTAGATCGGGCACTGGGGGGGCAAGCCGCTTTCGAGGCTCTGGCAGATACGGCCCGCAACGCCGGGATCGGCCTGGTTCTCGACATCGTGCCCAACCACATGGCCTTCACCCCGCAGAACCCGCTGCTTGCCGACGTACTGCGCCACGGAGAGGAAAGCGAACACGCCGCGATATTCGATATCGACTGGTCTCGCGGTCGCCTGCACGCCCCGGTGCTGGATCGCCCGGCCACCGACCTGCTCGATGCTCGAGCGATCGCCATGGCCGGGACCGCCGAGGACCCGCGCCTCAGAATCTACGACGAAGACTGGCCACTCAATCCCACCCCGCTCGCCATCGCGCTGGTGTCAGGCGAGCGCCCTCTCGATGGCCCCGCGCTCGACGATCTGCTGGCCCAACAGCACTGGAGCCTCGGTCACTGGCGCGACACGGCAGATCGGATCATCCACCGCCGCTTCTTCAACGTGACGGGGCTGATCGGAGTCCGGCAGGAAGACCCTGCCGTGTTCGAGGCCACGCATCGCTGGCTACTCAATCAGGTTGCCGCGGGCCGCATACAGGGCATTCGGGTCGATCATGTCGATGGCCTTGCGCGGCCCGGCGGCTATCTCCACCGCCTGCGCACGGCACTGGACGCCGTATCGTCCGAACCGATCCCGATCTGGATCGAGAAGATCGTCAAGGCGGACGAAACGCTGCCGCCCTGGCCGGTCGCGGGAATGAGCGGGTACGAATTCATTGCCCCGCTCACCCGCCTGCTGCTTCCCGAAGCAGGCCTTGCCGCTCTGCGCGAAGCCGCCGAGGGTGCGATCCCCGAACGCTATGCCGAGGCCATGCAGACGGTGCGCCGCGAACTGCTGGCGGATATGTTCGCACCGGAACGCGCCCGCGTGCTCGCAGCAGCCCGCGAAGCGCTTGCGGCGGACGGCGACGATGGCGCAGGTCTCGCTGCCCGTCACGACGATGCACTGCTGGCCGATGCGCTCGATGCACTGGCCTGCGACTGGCCGGTCTATCGCTCCTATACAGCCGACGGTTGCCCACCGG of the Novosphingobium sp. 9 genome contains:
- a CDS encoding alpha-amylase family glycosyl hydrolase, with the translated sequence MTLIELMPLAQFDGTRGWGYDGVLPWCLHNVYGTPQDLRDFVATAHALGIGVLLDVVHNHLGPSGNYLAEWCPSFFHTGRRSAWGEGIAWEVPAVREYFLGSALAWLEDYLLDGLRLDAVHAIDDRSEVHFLDELGTRIKARDWGRPIHLVTEDERNKARYFTPEAPFDGTWNDDWHHAVHCLLTGEAESYYAPFAVDPLADIETALRDGYVEQGQPRTASPASHARGEPSAHLPRTAFVNFLGNHDQVGNRAKGERLHHLVTDRHALRVMTALTLLAPFTPMLFMGDEFLTDAPFQFFCDFSGDLAEAVRKGRAEEFALFASFGGDVPDPLDPATFAASRIGFPRSDAQHAHEAFVTRLLALRAAHVAPLLHANPMPACDVDREGTVIDALWDFVPGRLALRARLGEASANDAFAPHDHALLVLESADSPFALSFTAISRPLAE
- a CDS encoding alpha-amylase family glycosyl hydrolase, whose amino-acid sequence is MPDSSSPEVPPIPTPVATYRLQLRNGVDLSAARDLLPWLKTLRISHLYLSPLLTAARGSTHGYDVANPAEVDRALGGQAAFEALADTARNAGIGLVLDIVPNHMAFTPQNPLLADVLRHGEESEHAAIFDIDWSRGRLHAPVLDRPATDLLDARAIAMAGTAEDPRLRIYDEDWPLNPTPLAIALVSGERPLDGPALDDLLAQQHWSLGHWRDTADRIIHRRFFNVTGLIGVRQEDPAVFEATHRWLLNQVAAGRIQGIRVDHVDGLARPGGYLHRLRTALDAVSSEPIPIWIEKIVKADETLPPWPVAGMSGYEFIAPLTRLLLPEAGLAALREAAEGAIPERYAEAMQTVRRELLADMFAPERARVLAAAREALAADGDDGAGLAARHDDALLADALDALACDWPVYRSYTADGCPPAAQAQAALARHADHGAMLLADLLHAPDDPPARAFAARFEQLTGALTAKSEEDTLFYRDVACLALCEVGPSPISARWIQRRSPR